From a region of the Babylonia areolata isolate BAREFJ2019XMU chromosome 21, ASM4173473v1, whole genome shotgun sequence genome:
- the LOC143296050 gene encoding transmembrane protein 223-like has protein sequence MAFLRFFCKCTEHLTAYNSRLLLFRTTEQCLPSATRINADQISVLRRQMVSSKKKLPFEVETANMKKDILVYSHTNERFYKLLTYFGCAQFAFWAYLALFSFQTLKDAPPSEPSTETDTSSWWRRMAAKESKYKNGISILCFAFGYTVLCISVMYPMRAVKQLWLLKGGNFIRLETYSVIARQQSLTVPVSNISCLQSRTDSAAQIPMKVKGRWFFYLLDKRGHFHNTQLFDFAVGLSRAV, from the exons ATGGCATTTCTTCGATTTTTCTGCAAATGCACTGAACATTTGACTGCATACAACAGCCGATTACTACTTTtcagaacaacagaacaatgcCTCCCATCTGCAACACGAATAAACGCTGACCAAATATCTGTTTTGCGGCGGCAGATGGTTTCCTCGAAGAAGAAATTACCTTTTGAAGTGGAAACAGCAAACATGAAGAAGGACATCCTTGTGTATTCTCACACAAACGAACGGTTTTACAAACTTTTGACATACTTTGGTTGTGCACAGTTCGCATTTTGGGCATATCTGGCATTGTTCTCATTTCAGACGTTGAAAGATGCTCCTCCAAGTGAACcgtcgacagagacagacacgtctTCGTGGTGGCGAAGAATGGCAGCGAAGGAGAGCAAGTATAAGAATGGAATCAGCATCCTCTGTTTCGCATTTG GTTACACTGTGCTGTGCATCAGTGTGATGTATCCGATGAGGGCAGTGAAACAACTCTGGCTGCTGAAGGGAGGAAACTTTATTCGACTGGAAACCTATTCTGTCATAGCACGACAACAAAGCCTCACAGTGCCAGTTAGCAACATCAGCTGCCTTCAGAGCCGGACAGACTCTGCTGCTCAGATTCCTATGAAAGTGAAAGGACGGTGGTTTTTCTATCTGCTGGACAAACGAGGACATTTTCACAATACTCAGTTGTTTGACTTTGCTGTTGGACTTAGCAGGGCTGTTTAG